A stretch of the Lactuca sativa cultivar Salinas chromosome 9, Lsat_Salinas_v11, whole genome shotgun sequence genome encodes the following:
- the LOC111895256 gene encoding nucleobase-ascorbate transporter 11: MERGSNSESTNKADKQKGKKLGSKIEPFVTQGDHNARDLRSWAKRTGFVSIFSGEVGTSRGRSSTNRDGFRGESGGGSMSPKIESDPVQATTRNRSFEIEPDSNRNRNNSEADPILPERGENERGNTEASANWNNGEHNKIDDEYVGKHESIDITYPGGKGESEWNQPEMKYGIRDNPGFASLIYYGMQHYLSLAGSLIFIPLIIVPAMGGTDKDTATVISTMMLVSGLTTILHSNFGTRLPLVQGSSFVFLAPALVISNSHEYRNLTQNKFRHIMRELQGAIIVSSIFQCILGFSGLMSLFLRLINPVVVAPTIASIGLAFFSYGFPQAGSCIEISLPQILLVLIFSLHLRGVSILGHRVFQIYSVPLSIGIVWVYAFFLTAGGAYNYKGCNSDIPNSNMLNDSCIKHAYTMKHCRTDASNAWKTADWVRVPYPLQWGIPIFNFKTSIIMIIVSLVASVDSVGTYYSTSTRVNSKPPTRGIVSRGIGMEGFCSILAGIWGTGGGSTTLTENTHTINITNVASRRSVELGAVILIIFSFVGKVGAILASIPQALAASLLCFVWALITALGISTLRYTHTRSFRNIMIVGVSLFLGFSIPAYFQNYYQETAFILPGYLIPYSAASDGPIRSGNEQIDFIMNALLSMNMVVTFLVAIVLDNTVSSSQEERGVYLWSVVEDLSVDPSCLDDYSLPKKVSKVFGWAKCLGA, translated from the exons ATGGAACGTGGGTCGAACTCAGAATCGACCAATAAAGCAGATAAACAAAAGGGTAAAAAATTGGGTTCGAAAATCGAGCCATTTGTAACACAAGGAGACCACAATGCAAGAGATTTGAGATCTTGGGCCAAGAGAACCGGCTTTGTTTCTATTTTTTCCGGCGAAGTTGGGACTTCGAGAGGTAGGAGTAGTACGAACAGAGATGGGTTTCGTGGAGAGAGCGGCGGAGGTTCAATGTCTCCGAAGATTGAAAGCGATCCTGTTCAGGCAACAACTAGGAACAGAAGCTTCGAAATCGAACCGGATTCAAACAGGAATAGAAACAATAGTGAAGCCGATCCCATTTTACCAGAAAGGGGGGAAAATGAAAGAGGAAACACCGAAGCTTCTGCAAATTGGAATAACGGTGAGCATAATAAGATAGACGATGAATATGTTGGTAAACACGAATCTATTGATATAACATATCCTGGAGGTAAAGGAGAATCGGAATGGAATCAACCAGAGATGAAGTATGGAATTAGAGACAACCCTGGTTTTG CATCCCTCATCTATTATGGTATGCAGCACTATCTTTCACTCGCTGGTTCACTAATTTTCATCCCCTTGATCATTGTCCCAGCCATGGGTGGAACCGAT AAGGATACAGCGACAGTGATTTCCACAATGATGCTGGTTTCGGGTTTAACAACAATATTACACTCAAACTTTGGGACACGACTCCCATTGGTTCAAGGGAGTTCATTCGTCTTTTTGGCTCCAGCTTTAGTCATAAGTAATTCTCATGAGTACCGAAATCTTACCCAAAAT AAATTTAGACATATAATGAGGGAACTACAAGGCGCTATAATTGTTAGTTCGATCTTTCAATGCATATTAGGATTCAGCGGTTTAATGTCCTTGTTCCTAAG ATTGATAAACCCGGTTGTGGTTGCACCTACTATTGCTTCCATAGGGTTGGCATTTTTCAGCTATGGTTTCCCTCAAGCTGGAAGTTGCATTGAGATCAGTCTTCCTCAAATACTATTAGTGCTTATTTTTTCTCTG CACCTTCGCGGAGTATCTATACTAGGGCATCGAGTATTTCAAATATACTCT gtTCCTTTGAGCATAGGAATTGTATGGGTGTACGCGTTTTTCTTGACAGCTGGAGGAGCATACAACTACAAAGGATGTAACTCCGACATTCCAAACTCCAATATGTTAAATGATTCTTGCATTAAACATGCATATACAATGAAACATTGTAGAACTGATGCATCGAATGCATGGAAAACAGCTGATTGGGTTAGGGTACCTTACCCTTTACAATGGGGTATCcctatatttaattttaaaaccTCCATTATCATGATTATTGTGTCCTTGGTGGCATCTGTTGACTCAGTGGGAACATATTACTCAACATCAACACGTGTGAATTCAAAACCTCCTACACGTGGGATTGTAAGTAGAGGAATTGGAATGGAAGGCTTTTGTAGTATATTAGCTGGGATATGGGGCACAGGAGGAGGGTCAACAACTTTGACCGAAAATACACACACCATTAATATCACAAACGTAGCTTCTAGAAGATCCGTGGAGCTAGGTGCAGTTATCTTAATTATCTTCTCTTTTGTag GTAAAGTCGGAGCAATTCTCGCATCTATACCACAAGCATTGGCAGCTTCACTTTTGTGCTTCGTGTGGGCCCTAATTACAGCATTGGGAATTTCAACATTGAGATATACTCACACTAGAAGCTTCCGGAACATTATGATAGTTGGTGTATCATTGTTTTTGGGGTTCTCTATACCTGCGTATTTTCAAAATTATTATCAAGAAACCGCTTTCATTCTACCTGGATACTTAATTCCTTATTCAGCAGCATCTGATGGGCCAATTCGCTCTGGAAATGAACAA ATTGATTTTATAATGAATGCACTTTTATCAATGAACATGGTGGTGACATTCTTGGTGGCGATAGTACTTGACAACACTGTATCAAGTAGTCAAGAAGAACGTGGTGTGTACCTTTGGAGTGTTGTTGAGGATTTGTCTGTAGATCCATCTTGTCTTGATGATTATTCATTACCAAAAAAGGTTTCTAAAGTTTTTGGGTGGGCGAAATGTTTGGGTGCATGA